In Pirellulales bacterium, the DNA window CAGTCCGTGCAGCCAAGTTCCCCAACGATCAACTGCCGACCCTGTTCCACGACGTCACTTTGCGAACCGGCGGCCGCCGGCGACGCTTCCGCCGCCAAGGCCATCGCCACGGCGTGGAGTTGCCCCGGCAATTTCTCGCTTGCGTCCGCGTGCAGATCGCGTATGGCACCAACCATCTCGCCTTCGGCGAAGCTGGTGCGGCCGAAATAGCGCGGGCCGACGACGGCATCGGGATCGAGCAGCCCGGCGATCCACGGCGTCGAGCCAAAACCAACCAGGTCCGGCGCCGACGATTCCGCGGCCACAAAACCCTTGCCATCGGGACCGGAGTGCGAGTGACAACTTGCGCAATGCCGCTCGAAGATCAGCGGTCCTTGCGTTTCGGGGTCATCGCGCAACAGCGCCGACGCGCCTTCGGGCGGAATCCCGTTTTCGTCCGCCAACTGCCGCGCATGGTCGGCTAACTCGGCTGCCTGGACCTGTGCCTCCTGGTACTCCGGGTCGTTTGCGTCGCGGGCCAGCGAGGCCCAGGTGAGCCAGTCCCAAGCAGCGATGCCGGCAATCACCACCAGCCACCGCAGCGCCGTGCCGACACGCCGCCCGCAACCTTTGTCCAGGAAGGGAATCGCCAGAAAGAACGCCAGGACCGCCAACGGCACGACCAGCGTGGCCACGAATTCCCATTCGCCCGTGAAGTAGCGGCGCAGCTCGAAGAGCCAACGAAAGTACCATTCGGGCCGGGGTAGAACGGCGATCTCGGTGTCGGCCGGCGTGTCCAACGGCGCTCCGCGTTGCCAAGCCAGCCAAGCGACGATCGCCACCACCGCGGCCACCACGGTGGCGTTGCGGACCGATTGATAGGGCCAATACGGCCGTGCCCGCGGCGAATCGGCGAGCGTGCCGCCGGCCAGGCCATGCCGGTAAACCTGACTCAGGTGGATGGCCAACAGCGTCAGACCTGCCAACGGCAACAGCCCGACGTGCAGGAAATAGAGGTGCGTCAAGGTGAGTTGCCCGACGTCGTCGCCGCCCACAAACAGCCGCTGAAAGGCCGGCCCTACCAGCGGAGTCGAGCCCAGGATGTTGGCCTCGACCTCGATCTGCGTCATCCCTTTCTGGCTGGCACAGAGCGGATTGCCTGTCACCGCCCAGGCAATCAGTAGCGGCAGCAACAGCAGGCCGGTGATCCAGATCAGCTCGCGCGGCGGCCGGAATGCCCGGCAGACGAGAACGCGGACGACGTGGACGCCCAGCAGCACGATCAAGGCGTGCGAGGCAAAGTAATGAATTCCGCGAAGGAAGCGGCCGGCCGTCGATTGCTCGATGTAGAACACGCTGGCCCAGGCGCTGGTGAACGAGGGACTGTACGTCGTCATCAGCAGCAGTCCGGTGACCACTTCGATGGCAAACACCCAGGCCAGACAGCTCGCGCTCGTCAGCCACCAGCTTGGCCCATCGGGCAAAATCCGCCGGCGCAGCGGGGCCAACAGAGTCCGGTAGCCGGTACGCGCATCGAGCCAGTCGAAGAGCAGGCGCATCGTTCAGACCTTGGGCACTTTCACGGTCAGCCCCTGCTCGAACCGCTCGTATCGCACTTCGACCCACCACTCGGAGTCGTTGTCGCGAACCAGGCGGCATTCCAGTCCGTCCATGCCGCGCGGGGCATGGCTCTTCTTGCCGCTCGGCTCCGGCAAGGGCTGGCCCGCCAGATCGAACGTGGCGCGGTGGCAGGGACATAGGAAACGCTGTTTGCCCGCATCGTGTTGGATGGCG includes these proteins:
- a CDS encoding cytochrome b N-terminal domain-containing protein, with the translated sequence MRLLFDWLDARTGYRTLLAPLRRRILPDGPSWWLTSASCLAWVFAIEVVTGLLLMTTYSPSFTSAWASVFYIEQSTAGRFLRGIHYFASHALIVLLGVHVVRVLVCRAFRPPRELIWITGLLLLPLLIAWAVTGNPLCASQKGMTQIEVEANILGSTPLVGPAFQRLFVGGDDVGQLTLTHLYFLHVGLLPLAGLTLLAIHLSQVYRHGLAGGTLADSPRARPYWPYQSVRNATVVAAVVAIVAWLAWQRGAPLDTPADTEIAVLPRPEWYFRWLFELRRYFTGEWEFVATLVVPLAVLAFFLAIPFLDKGCGRRVGTALRWLVVIAGIAAWDWLTWASLARDANDPEYQEAQVQAAELADHARQLADENGIPPEGASALLRDDPETQGPLIFERHCASCHSHSGPDGKGFVAAESSAPDLVGFGSTPWIAGLLDPDAVVGPRYFGRTSFAEGEMVGAIRDLHADASEKLPGQLHAVAMALAAEASPAAAGSQSDVVEQGRQLIVGELGCTDCHKFHDEGELGSAPDLTGYGSREWLEEFIRNPRDERFYGDRNDRMPPFADRSVSSDHHLLTDRELRLLVDWLRAP